The sequence CAGCCGCAGACTTGGTCGAGAACCACGAGCTCTTGGCCTGCTCGCCAGCCTCAGCTGCTGTGTCCTTGGCTGCGAACCAGCCTTTCTTGGCCTGgtcggctgcttcgtcAGCCTTTTGCTGAGTAGCGTCTTTGGCAGAGTACAAGGTCGATTTGGCCTGGTCTCCAGCCTGCTCAGCCTTATCCCTAGCTGCGAACCAGCCCTTCTTGACTTCGGCCTCGGCTTCGCTTGCCTTTTGCTCGACCGTGTTCTTGGCCGAGAACCAGCCAGACTTGACATCGTGCTTCACGTTTTCAGCCTTGTTGGCGGCAGTGTCGAcagcatcttgagctgTACCTCTGGCGGATCGGTAGGTGTCCTTGACCTCATCCTTTACGTCTCGGTACTTGTTCTCGATCCCGTGCTTGGCATCCTGGAGCTTGTGTTCAGCATAACCGATCTTGTCGTTGACGTTGCGGcggagctgctcgatctcctTGGAGACGGTTCCGTAAGGTACACTGCCGGGGAGCTGGTTGGCTTCGTTGTGCTTGAGATCGACACCAGGACGCGCGATGGGACCAGAGATGCCTCGAGCGGCAGAGGAGCCGAGAGGGGGTCTTTCGTGAAGCTCGGTGGTGGCGCCGGGGTGAGGCTTGAGATCTGGAAGCGAATTTGTGCCGGGAGGACCAGCGACATACGTGCCGTTGGTGTCCTTGGCATACTGCTGCAGCAAGGGATCGAAGACGTAGTAACCAATGCCGACACCTACGGCCGAAGCACCGAGAAGCGGCAGGACTCGTTGTCGGAAAGCCATCTTTTAGCAAGTTCGTATTGAGTTGCTCGTGTTGAAGAGATTGTAGGTCTGGGAGCGGGAGTACGATGGGATGTTGCACAGGATGTGACTGCGCTTCGACTCAGAGACGATGGTCGTCgtggagcaagaagaaagggCAGAGGCACGCAAGGACTGGAAATGGCTTGTAGACACGGTAACGAGAGACTTAAGAGACTGTTGCTATTTCCGATCCTTCCTCCATAGCACAGCTTACACGGAGAGAACGATGCGAACAGAGAAGACACTACAGAGCACACGTCGGACTTGAGGCGTGGGAATGCGATCTATGCAAGCGGAATCATCTTGACGTACAGGCCGTTTGGCTGCTTTGACGCCACGACAAGCAAAGCGCGCTCACTCGCTCATTCCAACAGCGTTCCACACTGACGTATGTCACAAAGCATGAGGCCTCGCACATGTCGCTGCGTGAAATCGCGTCCGAACACTGAAccccattcacgactggGCCCTGACTTGAAAATAGCAGCCTTTGCAAGTCCGAGTTCGTGAGTTTGGCCCGAGCGACGCCATCCGAATTGAGAATGCCGAGCTattggcagcggcagcgggAGTGAGTGCATCCGTCATTTACGATTCTCACACTTTCAACCAAAGACTAGATACAGACTATAACTTAAGTTAGTTACTTACAGCTCACAACTGTGAAACTGTGACACAACACCACAGACAGGCCGCCAGAACTGTAATAGTTATGGCGCTACAGCACGCAGCTTTGTGAGTGACGAGAGAAAAAATCCACAACGGGCGGCCCCATTCCTCCACCTTTGGAGATGACGCCAAGTTGCATCAGTTTGTCGGAGAATTCGCAACAGGTCACGTGTCTTTCTCGCACGGATGCAAGATTCGTGACTAGTTAGATGAAAcactgtgactcgtgactggcaaCATAGACTTGACTGAAGCTTAGATGACTATGCTCTCTGACCCGTGACTGCACCTCGTCTTGGGCACGATGAAGATCAATCGCAATACAGTCCTGGTAGGGTGCAACGTGGCATTAGTACCCTACCGCAAGCAGCATGTGCCTCGCTATCACGAATGGATGAAGGATCCGCTCATCCAGGAGCAGACCGCCTCCGAgccgctctcgctcgaggaAGAATACGAGATGCAGCAGTCATGGgcggtcgacgaggacaaGCTTACATTCATCATCCTTGCACTTCCCCAAGAGCATCATGACGCGTCAGATGTTGATACCATCGTTTCCCGGGGCAAGATGGTGGGTGATGTCAACATTTTTTTCAATCAAAGGcatgaagaagaagagcaagatcaagggGACCAGACGCGAGAGAAACAGTGTGGCTCGACGCACAGTGTCGTGTTCGACGCAGAGTGCGAGATAATGATTGCAGGTGAGCTCACATTGTATCGGGCTTTGCGCCCGTTCATGACTCAAAAGCTGACGCCTGACTATCATGTTGCCCCTTCATCAGAACACAGTCACCGGCGCAAAGGGATAGCACGTCAAGCGTTACAAATGATGTTCTCGTTTGTCACATCACAACCCACCCCCAAAGCTCGTTCTCTCACAGAATTATCTCACGCCAGATCTGTGGACGTTAGCAGCGTAGattcagctgctgcgtcgtCCGTCAATAAACAGCACTGCACACTGCCGATTCCCTCCGATTGGCTCACCTGCAAGATTTCTCTGAGCAACAATGCCTCTATCAAGCTGTTCGAGTCGCTCGGCTTCGCCCGTCACACCATCAGCGAAGTTTGGCAAGAAGTCGAGATGCGCTTTTCCAGCACCGATGCGGCGCTTCGGCAGCAATGTGACAAAGCCATTCGCCAAATTCTCTTCTGGCAAGATGGCTGAACAAGGACACGGGTAATGATGTAAAAGTGATCGGTCTAGAGATGCTAGTGTACATGAGTCCATGCAGTTTGATGTGTGATGGCTGAGAGCTCTTCTGTTGTAAGATCCAAGCCATGCTGTGCTCGAAGATGACGTCGCAGATCGTAGATGCGTTTGAAGCGATGCTCACACGTAGCGGTGACGCTGCTAGTTCCCAAAAGCTGGGTATCAGACGTGGCTGGGGCTGTGTCGACAGCATCAGTCATAAACAGTTCAGGATCGATCATCTGTTTATCCAGCGCCGAGCAAATTTTTGACCAAGGACACCCAAAGATGCGATTCCGGGTTGTGCGCCGTTTCTTAGGAGCAGGTTCACTGGCATCAACCGACAAACGTTGGGGAGACGCAGCCTCGTGAGGGCCGTTGTGGGAGGCCGAATAGCCTCGGCCGGTCAGGAGGTCAAGCAACCTTGGCTTGATCGCAGAAGAAGTAGAATTCGTTCCGTGCACAGACACTGCCTCTTTGTATATCCCCTGGTCGTCTTCGGATGTTGTTGTCGTTGAAGATGTTTCCGACCCGCTGTCCTGGTGCGAATCGTCTTCGGCTTCATCAGAGTCCTTCCCCTCCATCTGCTCGGGCTGTTCAGAGAGGGAGAACCTGAGTCTGCTACCACTATTGGCTCCCTCCTCCGGCGATAGATGCAGCCCGGTGCAGACTCTGCGATGGCGCGATGCAAGATGCTTGTGCGCAAACCTGCGGCCGCAATTGGAACATTCAAAAGGTCTCTCACCAAGATGTGCGCTTCGAATGTGAATAGACAAGGTGGATTTGCGAGTATACACCTTGCTGCATCCGTTCCACGTGCACGCAAAGGCGGAAGGCAATGCTCGCACACTTGTGATTGAGGTCGCGATGCTTCTCAGACGAGCGGACCCTGTCTTTCCTGAGGATGACGAAACGACGCTGAGAGCGGGAGAGCTGAGGTCGCGGAACACACCGCCCCGTCGAGGTCGTGATGAATGAAGCTGAGCCGCTTTGCGAacgagctcttcctctgTGAGTGGCGCAGATTGgacgagcgtcgagctcaaaCTTTCATCCCACGTCAGCAAGCGCTTTCCTTGCTGCGGCAATGTCTGCCCGTCTGTCTCGTGATGCGATGGGCATCCAATCTGAGTTGAGCTTCCCATATGTTGGCCTGATACGTGTGGCTGAGCATGATGCTCCTCCTCTTGTTCCGACATGGATGCATAGCTGTCGTCCGACATTTCTGCGCGTAGTCGATTGCGTTCAGACTCATGGCTGCCCTCGAGGAGTTttgcttccatctcgagtCGGAGTTTTCGTTCTTCGTGCCTACGATAGTGGGCTCTGAGATTGTCCTGGCGCTGAAACTGCTTCCCACACTCCGGCCAGGGGCATATCGGTGGGTGAGCTTGTTTCATATGCGCTTGCAGAGCGGACCAGGTGGGAAAAGTGTAAATGAAAGGTCCTGAACCTTGGCTATCGCCCTGTTGAGGCTGCGAGTGATCCATGGAGCAGGTGTATCGTCCGTCTTCGTGAGTACGAGAGTGTGTCTTGCGTTTCGAGTTCGCCGCAAAACGTTTGTTACAACCAGGAAAATGACACGCGAACGGCAGCGCCTGTGTGTCTGAGATTTGCATTTTCTCTTGGCCTTGCTCGATAGAAACGTCGACGCCTTGACATATCGGAGCAGAAGGTCCACTGTGATGTTCGCGGATGTGCTGACGGAGGTGTTTGCGTTTGTGAAACGACATTTCGCAGCCATCCTCGGTGCAGACGTAGTCATGAGCACATGACTCGATCGCGTCGGAAAAATGATCGTCGTGGCAGGCTCGTACGTGGTTCTTGAGCTGACTCGAGGTCCAGAACTTGAGTGTGCAGCCTTCATACTGACATGCAAACGGCTTTTCTGACGCATCTCGATGGCGACGTTGGTGTGCTTTTAGGTGCTCGTTCCTCATGTAACTGGCACCGCACCCTGGATGGTCGCACACGAATGGGCGCTCGCCTGTGTGACTTCGGATAtgctgagcaagcttgGATGGTTTTGTGTAGCCCTTGCTGCATCCTTCATAAGGACAGACATATGATGGACCACCTTCTGGTCGGTTGCTAGGGCCAGGTTCCGTTACCCTGATAGGGGACGATGCAAGGGAATCCGGATCCGGATGCGGAAGACGATCGCCCTGTTCAGCCGTgatcatgtcgagcgaTGCCGAGAGCCTGGACGCCTCATACCTTTAAGCTGCCTCTGACGACTTCTTCTGCCGAAGCAGGGCTTCTGATTGTCGCAAATGTGGATGGACGGATGGTGGTTTGAAGAAAGAGGTGAGGATGGCAAAGCCTGCAAGAAGAAATTGGACGCTTCGCTGTTGACCAAAATTAcaaaaaaaatcaaaatcAAAATCCTGAGCGTGGAGAGGCGCCAAGTCTGTTTCTTAATGTGAATTTTACGTGCAGCTGGACCCTGAAAGTGTCATCAAAGTCAGCCAGATGATGCCTTGGACCAGGCCTTCCTTCGCCTTGAACAGACCGCGTTTCTTTTCCCTTTCCACCATCAACCATGACGTCTCTCACGTGAATCCTGGATAAGACCGGAATGCTGAAGTGCGGCGTTGCTGTCTTACTAGGACCATATTAGTCATGTCCAGAGCACGGCGCGGAACAGAGGCAAGCATCCCCATCGCGTCGGAACCTATCGTTCTACCACAACTCACGTTCGATCGTCGTAACAGCAAGATCAATCAGCTTCAGGCTTTGCGTCAGACTTTGAATCAAGCCGCAGGGCCGTCGACGATTGATTATGAAGTTGAGCAGATCCGCGATGCGATCCAAGCTAAAACTTTGGACGAGCACTTTTCCACTGCCGTGCGGGAACGGTGGCAGACGTGGTCGCGCAATGCGAACCCGTTCCGCTCCGACTTAGCCTCGTCGGCTGCTTCCGAGCTCAGGTCGGCCGAGGAGGTAGTGTCAAATTCCTCTAGCCCGTCAGAGGACTCGACGACGGAAGAGCCGGACGAGCAAGTGGCAGACGACTTACCaaacaagaagaagcgcaaacgGGTCGTCCGTGCCAAGTCCACCAATAATCAAAACAACAAATCCGAGGCCGACTTTGTAGAGACATGGGATTCGATCCGATcagagcgagaagcgcttcTGGGAGAAATGGACGCAGCGCTCCCAAGTGCTTTTCGGTTCTCAGAGAGACAGCTCAAGGTGTACGCTCACCGGCTCAAGTCGAAATAcatcaactcgctcgaTCGACCGTTTCAAGTAAGAGACGTACACAGGTTGCTCCATCAAACAAAGTTACCTGATTCTCCGTCGGACAGCAAAGCCTCTCAATCTGGGCTTTTCGCGTCGTTCGATGCCACGAGCACCCAAAGACAGCCCTGCGTGCTAACCATTTCCTTCTTCAGTAGTAGCATCGATGGGACAAAAGAAGATTTCGTCGCCCAAAAGGATGCTGACCCATACGTACCGGCAGATGATATGCATGGAGATAACACGAGGGATGACTATGTCAAACGCATTTGCGGCGATGGACTGGGAGGAATGAAGCGCGCACAAACTGTGGAACTGCTTTCCACACAAACCTTGTCGGATCTGCAATCttcgctctgctgctggtccGATCAGCAGCCAGAACGTTATGGATGGCACGAGCGACTGCAACGGCACTTACACTCCAAGAACGACAAAGCAGGTGCACAAGCCAGCCGTGGCAGTGACGACGCGCAAGAATTTCACGACGTGCGCCATGCACGCTTCACGGGTAGGTGTAGGCAGACGGACGCAGCTCTGATCATCGAGAACAAGCTGTACACAAAGGGCACTCGACATGGCGATGCACCATACGAATCTGACTACGCTATGCTACTGGAACAGTGGAAAGAAGCCACAGGCCACGCAGACGTCCAGGTTGGTTGGACTTCAAACGGTGGCGATCTCAGTCTGCGCCTCGATCGGCTTGAATTCATACGCACAGGTCAGCCGTattggctgctgcatcaGGGCGATTGTGTTCATTGTTTTGTCTTCGAGCAAGTTCGAGCGCTACGCCCGGGTGAAGAGATGGCGCTTCGCAAACGTCCTCCCGCTGAGACCAACGTTGAGAACGCTTCAGTCCGAACTACGTTTGTCCCCTTTCCTCGTATTACGTGGCTCTCCACTCCAACCATGCTTCggtttgctgctgatcacAACCACAATTACGGTCTCGGTCATCATATTTTGCGATGGGAAGGCATGCTCGATCTTCCTCAAGCCTCCCAAAGCGTAACAGACAAGGCGGCAGGGGAGACAGGCTCGAGCCAAGGCGAGAATGACCATCAAAATCGATGGCAGATTGCCAATCTCAGGACTAGGCGTAAGGACGAAGGAATGCTCCGAAAAAAGCAGGGCAAATGTCTAGCGTGTTTGCTGCGAAAAGCACAAGTTGGCATTTTAGGGGGAGAATCGGTTCGCCTGCCTCTCGCGGCGATCAAGCCGGAAATGCAAGACAGCACACAAGACGAGCCAGCTGTCAATGGTTTGGATGATCACCTTACGTCAATTTGCACATCATGCGCTGCCCTCCTAGGTCTTCCGACAAGATCACCATCTACGGAAACGGCAGCTGAGACTtgtgtcgagctcgactggGAGCGGATCGCTACAATGGATTCTCATTCGGGATGGACCATTTTTCCCCTGTATTGAAGCGCGGCTGCAAGGTAGGTGGTACGCACGCATCACACTGAATGTCACAATCAGCGTGCGCTTTAGGATGCGCTTTAGGAACTAAGAGTGGTGTCGACTGTCAGAGGAGGAACAATGGAACAAGCGAGCACATCTAAATGCAGGATCAGTTCGAAAAAcaggagcaagaggaaTGGTGTTTGTATAGCCATCGAAAGAGGATGCGAGGGATTGATTATCGTACAAAGACTGTTGGTGCAGAGTGACGCGCAGGTTGTCGGTTCGAGCGTACAGTGACTCCTTGAACCGCCAGAAGCCATGCTTGCGCATGAAGTTTTGGATGAAAGTGTCGATCGCTTAGGCGTGAATCTTGGTCACGATACCGGTACCGACGGTCTTACCACCTTCACGGAGGGTGAATCGCGAACCCTCCTCAAGGGCAATGTCGTGAACGAGCTCaccgtcgagctcgacattgtcacCGGGCATGACCATCTTCTCGTCGGCGTCCTCGGTTCCGGGAGGGTGAGTGAGCGAAACAGTGACATCGGCGGTTCGGATAAAGAGCTGAGGTCGGTAGTTGTTCATGAAGGGGGTGTATCGACCgccctcctccttcttgagAATGTAGACCTGAGCACGGAACTTCTTGACAGGCTTGATAGAGCCTGGGATGACCATGACCTGACCACGCTTGACCTGCTCTCGCTTGACACCACGCAGCAAGGCACCCATGTTGTCACCGGCCATACcctggtcgagctgcttgtgGAACATTTCGATACCAGTAAGGGTGGTCTTGAAGGTGttgccgagaccgaggatCTCAACTTCGGCACCCTTCTGGATGGTACCACGCTCAACACGACCGGTGACGACAGTGCCACGACCGGGGATAGAGAAGACGTCCTCGACGGGCATGAGGAAAGGCTTCTCGAGATCACGAGGGGGAAGGTCGAGCCACTTGTCGGTCTCTTCCATGAGCTTAAGGATAGCCTGTTGGCCGACTTCGGGGTCACGGCTCTCAAGGGCCGCAAGGGCTGAGCCAGAGACGAAGGGAGTGTTTTCGCCGTCAAAGCCGTAGGTGGAGAGAAGATCGCgcatctccatctcgacaagctcgagcatctctgggtcgtcgatctggtcgACCTTGTTGATGAAGACGACAAGCTTCTTGATACCGACTtgcttggcgagcaaaAGATGCTCACGCGTTTGAGGCATCTGGCCATCGGGGGCcgagacgacgatgatggcacCGTCCATCTGAGCGGCACCGGTAATCATGTTACGAATGTAATCGGCGTGACCGGGGCAGTCGACGTGGGCGTAGTGGCGGTTGCCCGTCTCGTACTCGACGTGGGCGGTGGAGATGGTAATACCACGAGCGCGCTCTTCAGGCGCCTTGTCAATGGAGGCATAGTCGATGAATTTGCCGGTGCCCTGAGCCTCGTGGAGGGTCTTTGTGATGGCGGCGGTGAGAGTAGTCTTTCCGTGATCGACGTGGCCAATGGTACCGATGTTCATGTGCGGCTTGGTACGTTCGAACTTGCCCGACTCAGCAGCATAAGTTCGCACCTGcgaggcgatggcgatgcggGGAAGGGGAGCAGCGCATACTCGAGCACGGCCTGCGAGGGTGGAGGCAGGGTTGGTGGAAGGGCGAGTAACAAAGGTGCGGGCAGCAGCGGGAGCGGCGGCAACCACCTTGTTGGTGGCCAGCGGCCtgacgacgaagcgagAAGCCTGAGTTCGGAGGAGGCTCATCTTGAATGCTGATAGGCCAGATCAAGAACAGAAAGAATTGACAATGAAAAGGTGGAAGGGGTGGAAGGGGTGGAAGGGGCGGAAGGAAGGAGAGCGTTCTGAATCGGGATTACAATCTTCCGTTGCTGGCTGCCTGACACGAACGTTTTGGAAGAATTGGCCGTGCTTGCcgaaaaagtcgtgagtttccAGCTTCAAGCCTCACAGCCTGTGACAGAcagccacgagcagcagcccTTTCGCTTGTCCTGTTTGCCCCCGCGTTCCGAATCATTTTCGCAGCTTTCAGCCCTTTCCGACTACAAGGTAGGTCTCGTGTCTTGCCATGCTCCTCACGATATGTGTGAGCTTCATAGCTTGAAGCCATGAGTCTCTTGGCACATTACATCTGTCTTGTGCTAAAAAGAAACACGCAATGTTCTTACCTTGTCGCAGATATCAGCCAGGCAACTAATCTGAGAATTGCCTACGTTGTCACTTGGTCATCGTCGTGAGATTATCCAATCACAATTTTTTGGTTAGGACCTGGGATGTTAGCGGGAGAAGAAGTTTGGATTTCCTTTTGATCGCCTCTCCTCTTgcctattcgtgattgttctgATTTCTTTtcgttttttttttcttttttttttctaTTTTTTCGAAGACTTCTTTTGTAAATTTGGGCTGATCGCCGATGCATCTCGATTTTGCACAGAGATCTTATTCGCGAGGCACAAGCTTCAACTTGTGACACATGAGCTGCGCTTCTGCGCGCTCGACGAACCGATCATCTCAACCCAGCGCATTATCAACCCGTCCACAATTCTCCGTCGTAACTTCCTCACCTGCTACTTCGCTCCGGCTTGTTGATTCATCCTCTGCACCACGCACGACCTTGGCACGAACAACAGCTCTTTGGCAAGACTGGCCGATCGCTTTCTGTCCTTCTATTCATCCCCTGCTCTCGAACAAAGCTCAACTTAAATT comes from Mycosarcoma maydis chromosome 1, whole genome shotgun sequence and encodes:
- a CDS encoding uncharacterized protein (related to N-acetyltransferase), yielding MKINRNTVLVGCNVALVPYRKQHVPRYHEWMKDPLIQEQTASEPLSLEEEYEMQQSWAVDEDKLTFIILALPQEHHDASDVDTIVSRGKMVGDVNIFFNQRHEEEEQDQGDQTREKQCGSTHSVVFDAECEIMIAEHSHRRKGIARQALQMMFSFVTSQPTPKARSLTELSHARSVDVSSVDSAAASSVNKQHCTLPIPSDWLTCKISLSNNASIKLFESLGFARHTISEVWQEVEMRFSSTDAALRQQCDKAIRQILFWQDG
- a CDS encoding uncharacterized protein (related to Zinc finger protein); this translates as MITAEQGDRLPHPDPDSLASSPIRVTEPGPSNRPEGGPSYVCPYEGCSKGYTKPSKLAQHIRSHTGERPFVCDHPGCGASYMRNEHLKAHQRRHRDASEKPFACQYEGCTLKFWTSSQLKNHVRACHDDHFSDAIESCAHDYVCTEDGCEMSFHKRKHLRQHIREHHSGPSAPICQGVDVSIEQGQEKMQISDTQALPFACHFPGCNKRFAANSKRKTHSRTHEDGRYTCSMDHSQPQQGDSQGSGPFIYTFPTWSALQAHMKQAHPPICPWPECGKQFQRQDNLRAHYRRHEERKLRLEMEAKLLEGSHESERNRLRAEMSDDSYASMSEQEEEHHAQPHVSGQHMGSSTQIGCPSHHETDGQTLPQQGKRLLTWDESLSSTLVQSAPLTEEELVRKAAQLHSSRPRRGGVFRDLSSPALSVVSSSSGKTGSARLRSIATSITSVRALPSAFACTWNGCSKVYTRKSTLSIHIRSAHLGERPFECSNCGRRFAHKHLASRHRRVCTGLHLSPEEGANSGSRLRFSLSEQPEQMEGKDSDEAEDDSHQDSGSETSSTTTTSEDDQGIYKEAVSVHGTNSTSSAIKPRLLDLLTGRGYSASHNGPHEAASPQRLSVDASEPAPKKRRTTRNRIFGCPWSKICSALDKQMIDPELFMTDAVDTAPATSDTQLLGTSSVTATCEHRFKRIYDLRRHLRAQHGLDLTTEELSAITHQTAWTHVH
- a CDS encoding putative translation elongation factor Tu translates to MSLLRTQASRFVVRPLATNKVVAAAPAAARTFVTRPSTNPASTLAGRARVCAAPLPRIAIASQVRTYAAESGKFERTKPHMNIGTIGHVDHGKTTLTAAITKTLHEAQGTGKFIDYASIDKAPEERARGITISTAHVEYETGNRHYAHVDCPGHADYIRNMITGAAQMDGAIIVVSAPDGQMPQTREHLLLAKQVGIKKLVVFINKVDQIDDPEMLELVEMEMRDLLSTYGFDGENTPFVSGSALAALESRDPEVGQQAILKLMEETDKWLDLPPRDLEKPFLMPVEDVFSIPGRGTVVTGRVERGTIQKGAEVEILGLGNTFKTTLTGIEMFHKQLDQGMAGDNMGALLRGVKREQVKRGQVMVIPGSIKPVKKFRAQVYILKKEEGGRYTPFMNNYRPQLFIRTADVTVSLTHPPGTEDADEKMVMPGDNVELDGELVHDIALEEGSRFTLREGGKTVGTGIVTKIHA